The nucleotide window CCGCCGCGTTCCACAGCGAGAGCGGCGTGATCCGGTAAAAATGGATATGCTCAGGCGAGCGCTCCAGCTCGGCGAAGCGCGCAAGCTGCGGACGAACTGCCTCGTATTCGGGGGTGTGAATATCGGCAAGGATCGAAAAATCACTTTGAACGATCAGCGGTGCGATGTTGGGCATGAGACAGCCTGCTTTAGTGAGATATTGCTACAGTCTTTCCCGAAATTATACGTGTTCGGGCAGGTTATGGGATGCAGCGGAGGTTCGGCACACGTGTGGCCCCGTAGCACTATACCCAATGTTTAGAAGATCTTAATATCCTTCGGTCTTGATAGCTATTAGGATTTGTCGTAGCCCAGCACCGATACCGTAGTTATTGGGATTCTTGAAGCAGCGTTTTTCTCGGAATCTCCGTCAGAGACAGGCAATCAAGGGCTTCACATACCGGCCAACTATGATATAATACACAAACACGCTGTAGAACAGATGTACTATACCTACTACCCCGCATCGTACCTGCCTATTGCATATTCGCCGCAACACGTCTATAATGTCGAATAAGGCTTTCTAAAGGGCTAAAAGTTGTCAGGTTTCAACTTGACAATAACAACAATATTAAGGTACAATACTTGCTCGCGTGCAGTAGCCAACGTGCTACCTGTGGTGGGCAATTTGCAACTTTTAACGGTGTGGTTGTAGTATAACTTTTAGTCCTGATCTATATTAGGACTTGTCGTAAATTGACTTCTAGACCTATGGCTTGGGCCTATGGGCTGATAGAATTGTATAAAATGGATAGTCATGATGGTTATCTCTCAGTATATATTCGAGGTTTCCTAGTGCAACGCAAACACACAGCCGTTGTCGCGCTGCTTTGCGCCACTCTTGGCCTGAGTGGCTGTGGAAATGCGTTGAAACTTGATGCCGGTAAGACCGTTGGGCAGCAGTTGCCGACCGCAACGGCGGGATTACCGGGTCAAGCGCCTGAGGGCTCGGCTGCTCCGAATGCAGGCGCAGGCACGGATACTGGAAACCCATCACAGGTCTTCGACTCGCCCGCCCCAAGTGAGGCACCTGTCGCAAGCGAAGCACCAGCTGAGAACCCTGCCGAACCGGCAGCACCGGAAAGCTCGCCGCCACCCTCGGAACCACTACCTAGCCCTACCGTCAACCCCGAGTTTACCAGCGTCCAATTTCCTGGCGCTGCCGAGCGCTGGCGCTACGTGCAGGTCAATCGCGCGCCGCTTGAGGGCGTCCAAACTTACACCACGCCCAGCAAGCAGCTCCTTTGGTGGTACGACCCGGTCTTCGGGCAGCCGGTCAAGCTCGGCGAGATCCAGGGCGATTTCCCGGTACAGGCGACCTTCCGCTTTCGCGGACAAGAGGTTGAGGCGGTTGAAGTGCCCTATCAGGTCAACCAGAGCTTTGGTATTACCTTGCCAGCCGCGGTCGTCGAGCGCATCAAACGCGCGGGCGGCGGCGAGTGGATCGAGGCATTTGTCTATAAAACGGACGATATTCGTCCTAGATAACTTTTGAACATCGGCAATGTAGCTTCCTATGTTGCAATAAGGAGTACGCCAGTATGAGCAGCCGCTATCTAGACATGGTTCGAGGCCAGCGTCGGCGCAGTAATTTTCAATTCACAGCGAAGACTGGGCTTGCCATCCTAGCTGTTATCTCGATGGCTGGCTCAGCCGCTTATTGGTGGGGCGTTCAGAGCCAGCTTACGTCCAATAAGCCGGTTGCGGTTGCCTTTACCGCAATCATGGTGCTTGCGCCCCCGTCGCTGGTTTCCTTCTTAATCCCCTGGTCGCCAGCCGGGATGCTGTTACAGAAGATTAACGCGCGCACCTGGGGCTACACCGTGATCATGGTCGCCGCTATGTTCTTGCTCTATTACTCGTTCACAATTCAAAATGCGTGGTGGCAGGCCCAAGATGTTGTGCGGGAAAGTGGCTACGTGCTGCCCCAGGTGATGATCGGCATCATCGGCTTTGTGATCATCCCCGCGCTGCTGTGGACGCCCGTCACCAGCGATGAGCTTGTCGAGCAGGTGCGGCAGGCGCATCTCGTCAAGCGCTACGAGCTGCAAACCCAGGCCGACATCGCGATCCTGCGCAACACGCTGCTGCGCGCCCAGGAGAAAGCGCTGATCGGCTTTGCCAACCTGACAGTGCAGGAGCGCGAGGAGCTTGCCAGCGTGATGCGCGGCCTCGTCCGTGGCATCGACAGCACCATGAAAGAGATCGCCACCAGCGTCAAGACGGTTTCCGGCGCGACGATCCCGTTCAACTCGCTGGAAGATAACGAGCAGATCAAAGGCTACCTTGATTATATCGGCGAGGCGCTCACCGACACATCGCTGCTACCCAACAGCAACACCAGCACGAATCGGGTTCCGGTTCCCTCGCAGCAGCAGGGCGTGCGGCCAACCCAGTACGATCGGTGATCGCAGCCGCTCCAGGTGATTTGTGCGCGGCACATACTTTAGTGATGATGGTAGCCTGCCGGAGCTTGATATTCGTGAGCTGGCCGATCTCCTTGCAACACAGCTCTACGGCAGGCTTGAGCGCAAAGTGTATGGTCTGAGCAAGCAAGATATTGCAGAGCTTGTCGCGCCGTATATCGAAGACCTGACAGTAGAAGACCAGCGCTCGGTAGCGTGGCTCGTCTGGGATCTGTTTCAGGAAGGTTTGAAGATCGAAATGCAGCGTCGGCGACGGCGCTAGAAGAGCGATGCCGAAGGCGTGGGAACAGATTCCTACGCCTTCTGCTATAATCGACGTATGTTGGCGCGAATCGCACTCCTGGGTGGCACAAAGGCGTGGGAACAGATTCCTACGCCTTCTGCTATAATCGACGTATGTTGGCGCGAATCGCACTCCTAGGTGGCACATTCGACCCAATCCATATCGGGCATCTGGCAATCGCCGAGGATGTCCGCTTTGCGTTAAATGCCGACCGCGTGCTCTTCGTGCCAGCCGCCCAGCAGCCGCTCAAATCGTACCAGCACACGGCCTCCGCGCCCGACCGTCTGGAGATGACGCGGCTGGCCGTAGCCGACAATCCGGCCTTTGCCGTCGCGGACATCGAGATCCGTCGTGGCGGCCTCTCGTACAGCGTCGAGACAGTCGCCCAGATTGGCGCGGAATATCCAAAGGCCGAGCTTTTCTTTATCGTCGGAGTGGATGCTGCCGCAACCCTGCCGCAGTGGTTCCAGGTCGAGCGGCTTCTGCACCTCTGCCGAATTGCGATCGTCGAGCGGCCAGGCTACATCTTCGATCCGCAGGCGCTCTTTGAGGCGCTACCGCTGGCCCGTGAGCGAACGGTGCTCGTCCCCGGACCGGCGCTCGACATCTCGGCATCGGAGGTGCGCCAGCGATTGCGCGCGGGCCGTCCCGTACGCTACCATCTACCAGCCGCAGTTTCTCAGTATATCGAGCAGCGCG belongs to Herpetosiphonaceae bacterium and includes:
- the nadD gene encoding nicotinate-nucleotide adenylyltransferase, producing MLARIALLGGTFDPIHIGHLAIAEDVRFALNADRVLFVPAAQQPLKSYQHTASAPDRLEMTRLAVADNPAFAVADIEIRRGGLSYSVETVAQIGAEYPKAELFFIVGVDAAATLPQWFQVERLLHLCRIAIVERPGYIFDPQALFEALPLARERTVLVPGPALDISASEVRQRLRAGRPVRYHLPAAVSQYIEQRGLYREASPHDPTRTAADNHA